In one Pseudarthrobacter oxydans genomic region, the following are encoded:
- a CDS encoding pyridoxal phosphate-dependent aminotransferase, giving the protein MSAARVSQRISAIAESATLAVDAKAKALKAAGRPVIGFGAGEPDFPTPDYIVQAAIEAASQPKYHRYSPAGGLPELKKAIAEKTLRDSGYAVDPSQVLVTNGGKQAVYNTFATLVDPGDEVIVPTPFWTTYPEAIRLAGGVPVEVFAGPEQDYLVTVEQLEAAVTDKTKILLFVSPSNPTGSVYSPEQVAEIGKWAAAKGLWVVTDEIYEHLTYDGVPFTSIATAAPELGDKVVILNGVAKTYAMTGWRVGWMIGPADVIKAATNLQSHATSNVSNIMQIAALAAVSGPLTAVDEMKVAFDRRRKAIVAGLNAIDGVECPTPKGAFYVYADVRALLGKEFPTASGTATPQTSAELAALILDEVEVAVVPGEAFGPSGYLRLSYALGDEDLATGVQRLQDFLGKAQ; this is encoded by the coding sequence ATGTCTGCCGCCCGCGTTTCCCAGCGCATTTCCGCCATTGCCGAATCCGCAACCCTTGCCGTTGATGCCAAGGCGAAGGCGCTGAAGGCTGCAGGCCGGCCGGTCATTGGATTCGGTGCGGGTGAACCCGACTTTCCTACTCCGGACTACATCGTCCAGGCCGCCATCGAAGCGGCAAGCCAGCCGAAGTACCACCGCTACTCCCCCGCCGGCGGGCTGCCCGAACTGAAGAAGGCCATCGCCGAGAAGACCCTGCGCGACTCCGGCTACGCCGTGGACCCTTCCCAGGTTTTGGTGACCAACGGCGGCAAGCAGGCGGTCTACAACACTTTCGCCACCCTGGTGGATCCCGGCGACGAGGTCATTGTTCCCACTCCGTTCTGGACCACCTATCCGGAGGCCATCCGGCTCGCAGGCGGCGTGCCGGTGGAGGTCTTCGCCGGCCCGGAGCAGGACTACCTCGTCACCGTTGAACAGCTTGAGGCAGCTGTCACGGACAAAACGAAGATCCTGCTGTTCGTCTCGCCCTCCAACCCCACCGGCTCGGTGTACTCGCCGGAGCAGGTGGCCGAGATCGGCAAGTGGGCGGCGGCCAAGGGCCTCTGGGTGGTCACCGACGAGATCTACGAGCACCTGACGTACGACGGCGTTCCCTTCACCTCGATCGCGACCGCCGCCCCTGAACTGGGCGACAAGGTCGTCATCCTCAACGGCGTCGCGAAGACCTACGCCATGACCGGCTGGCGCGTGGGCTGGATGATCGGCCCGGCCGATGTCATCAAGGCAGCCACCAACCTCCAGTCGCACGCAACGTCCAATGTCTCCAACATCATGCAGATCGCTGCCCTGGCTGCCGTTTCCGGCCCGCTGACCGCCGTCGACGAGATGAAGGTGGCGTTCGACCGCCGCCGCAAGGCCATCGTTGCTGGCCTGAACGCCATCGACGGGGTGGAATGCCCGACGCCGAAAGGTGCCTTCTACGTCTACGCGGACGTCCGCGCGCTGCTGGGGAAGGAATTCCCGACGGCGTCCGGCACGGCCACGCCGCAGACGTCCGCTGAGCTGGCCGCGCTGATCCTGGACGAGGTCGAGGTGGCAGTGGTTCCGGGTGAGGCCTTCGGCCCCTCCGGCTACCTGCGCCTTTCGTACGCACTGGGCGACGAAGACCTCGCCACCGGCGTCCAGCGCCTGCAGGACTTCCTGGGCAAGGCCCAATAG
- a CDS encoding response regulator transcription factor — protein sequence MNPAQGAGNGTNRATQSVRVVLVDDHAIFRSGLKADLDPSVQVVGEAATVEQAIAVIAKERPDVVLLDVHLPGGLGGGGREVIAGSAALLSTTRFLALSVSDAAEDVVAVIRAGARGYVTKTISGAEITDAVYRVAGGDAVFSPRLAGFVLDAFGTAPADIADDELDRLSARELEVMRLIARGYSYKEVAKELFISIKTVETHVSAVLRKLQLSSRHELTKWAAERRLL from the coding sequence ATGAACCCAGCACAGGGAGCCGGCAACGGGACCAACCGCGCCACACAGTCTGTCCGGGTGGTGCTCGTGGACGATCACGCGATCTTCCGTTCCGGCCTGAAAGCCGACCTCGATCCCAGCGTCCAGGTTGTGGGCGAGGCCGCCACCGTGGAGCAGGCCATCGCCGTGATCGCGAAGGAGCGGCCGGACGTGGTGCTGCTCGACGTCCACCTTCCGGGCGGCCTCGGCGGCGGCGGCCGTGAAGTGATCGCCGGCTCGGCGGCACTGCTGTCCACTACGAGGTTCCTGGCGCTCAGCGTCTCGGACGCGGCGGAGGACGTTGTCGCGGTCATCCGGGCCGGAGCCCGGGGCTACGTCACCAAGACCATCTCCGGGGCCGAAATCACCGACGCCGTCTACCGGGTGGCCGGAGGGGATGCCGTCTTCTCGCCGCGGCTGGCCGGCTTTGTCCTGGACGCCTTCGGCACGGCCCCGGCGGACATCGCCGATGACGAACTGGACAGGCTCTCCGCGCGGGAGCTCGAGGTGATGCGCCTCATCGCCCGCGGCTACAGCTACAAGGAGGTGGCCAAGGAGCTCTTCATCAGCATCAAGACGGTGGAAACCCACGTCTCGGCAGTGCTCCGCAAACTCCAGCTGTCCAGCCGGCACGAGCTGACCAAGTGGGCCGCCGAACGCCGCCTCCTCTAA